In Juglans regia cultivar Chandler chromosome 13, Walnut 2.0, whole genome shotgun sequence, the DNA window ATTGGCAATTAACATTTGGCTGAGGTCTTCACAAGTTGGTTTGGATGGTGTTGACAATGCTGAGGGCTATTGGCTTGAGTAGGGTAATGCTACTAAAccaaattttgtgattttaatgATCATATATTAATGTCTTCTTGCCGATTTCTTGGAGAGAGTTGTCTTGCGCCCCTAGTATTCTCTATCTACccatttgtgtttgttttgagTATAAGTACCCTTTCGTTGAAGGTAGTTCGAGTATAGATACATTTTCATACTTTGTATCATATTACTTcacttaatttcctttttagtATTGGGTTTTGACGGTATTCTCATGCACTTCTGGGACCTAAGACTCTTAAAGAACCTTTTCCATTATTTggttatgtatgaaaatatcactataaaaaattgtttatttgtgatcGGTTATTTCTtgcgaaaatgactatttcctgTCAAAAGTAGtctgtttttattataaatagtcattatcgtaataaataatctgtcacaaatgTAATGGACAGATTTACAATTTGGATATTCACTTAATTTTGTTAGGTACAAGtgcttttcaagaaaaaaatttatattctctcTTATAGTACGAGATTTATAAAGAGGACCGAGAGtttaggttttggttttggagCTTGGTGAGGTCATTTTGTGGTTAAAAGCTTCTCAACACTCTTCTTATCCTTAGtgtttatgatttatttaaccttaaagtttttttttttattttaatattaagttcATTCTTTTGCTGTTTAATGTAAGAAAcattattgttttaattgtaAAACTATTGCtcataatttaaatcattttggTTATCTTTTGGTGTGGTTGTGTTGTAGTTTTGCACAACTACATATTTACTTACATTTTGTTTGTTAGTTTTGATTTGTGTGTCGTTACATGGTTGTAATTTGGTTTGTACAAAAAAGTTGGGGGGTTAGTTAATGTTGGTTGTCTTTCCATAGATGGAAGTATGGaagacataattaataaaaaaaaattaatgctatGTTTGGTTGTAATCTACGTGGCTATTATGCTATGTGTTTGATTTGTTTAATGTGGTTGGTTGGTACCAATACGATAATTGTGTTGCTATCTATatatgagtagtgctacataTACTTACAACTTTTACTTAcacttttacttacaagactcattttgtcagttttgtttttaaattcaaaatttgaatttcaaatttcataatttccatcatatcaataactgacatgtggagaagtaagtttttttgtaaatttttctcaaGTACgaatagcatttttcatctATACATATATGGTCTTGCCGTGGTTGGTATGATGATTTGGTAAAAATGTCTGTTGCAATGTGTATGTGGTTGCTTTGTACTGGTATATAATAATGTGTTGCCTCTTTCTTTAGTGGTTGCATTAAGTTCAAGAGGCTATGCATTTGCCTTTTGAATTAGGGATGTGAAATGGACAGTTCAGCATTTTCATGTGGATGTATATGTGCTACTAACAAAGTGAATCCATTTCCCTCCATCAATTGCCCTATTATAGGCTTATAGCATCTGCATGCAGGAGGAAATAACCCAACtgccctttttgtttttggtatcTCATCTTTTTCGCACTTGATTTGGTTGGTTTCTACCTACCAAGAGTTGTTTTTGCTTAAAGCAAAATGCATTGTGAAAGCAAACTTTGCTTCTTATTCTCAATACATTATTTTATGTATGTTTTGTCAGTGTCTTACATCCAACTCAGATAAGATATAtagatggaaaaaaataaataaatttcaagaaAAGTTGATGATAGCACTGGCTTTATATGCAGtgggaaaatgaaaatacacTCAGCTTTATATACATACAAATGGATATATGCAATGCAAGTATACAAGGTAACTCAGCTATGCCCCTCGATGATGATAAACAAGCCTCATATGGAAAGATGAGAGGGAGAATAAAGGGGTTGCTTACTCCTTTTCCTTCTCCCaaaagatttgaagaaaaaaataatgagaaaaagAGTGGCCTAGCTCTAAACTGTCTAGATAAACTAATGCTATGTACCTGGCACTGACATCTTTTGTTGGATCTCTCCAGCTTTGCTAGCCAAGCCTTTCCTCACAACATACAAATGACAGGGTGGATTTTTTAACATCAGTAGCCTACACACAAACAAGTACCCATCACCCTCCTTTCCCTCAAAAGGTGGGTGATGGGCACTCCCCACAAAAATTTGGGTTTACTTTGGACACAAAAACtgggaaaagataaaaaagaaaaaaaggcagACTTAAGAGTTGTAGTCCACCTACGACACCATCATGTATACCATACCAGGAACCTCCCTTCTTGGGAGACTTGCACTGAATTTTGGCTGGGAATGCTAAGGTGCATTAATGCCATGTATCATTAAGCAGCCCAAGGTTGGCGCTTCTTTGTCCTGATTTGCAGGTGTCAATGAACTCCAAAAAGGGAAAGCTGTATTTACCAAGTGCACAAAATTATCAACAACTGATATTCCAAAATTGATTTTTGGAGGAAACGAGCAAAAGTCACAGCATGGTACCTGTAATCTTCATGGTGTATAGTTAAGCTCAAAGTCAATACAAAGCACCATCCCCCATCTTCTTGAAGCGGAGTTCCACACTCCTAAGGTCTCGAAGATGTTCTAGAATATCTTGGAGAAGATCTAGCCCCTTATCTCCTTTGCTCAAGGAGCCGACACAATGCTTTAGAAACTCCCTATCTGCCTCAAGTGCTTGTAGCCTCTCATACACGTGATCTACCTCCTCTTCAATAGCAAGCTTCTTCTCCAATTCAAACTTGCTGTCCAATGATTTTTGCGATGCAACAGGACTAAACCCTTGCTCATGTCCGTTTGCCAAAGCATCTTCACCATCTGTAACAATTGAATCAAAAAGGGGAAGAAGCCTCTTTGGCTTTGACCATTTGATTCTTGTCTCTTGATGATGCTTTCCATTCATTTCTTTTGAATGACCATTTTCAACAACATTTGCTTCACTGTCAGAACCTGAGTTATTATGGTATCCATTTCCATTCTCTTGGAAGGAATGCTCATACGGTTTGACATCCTCAAAATGTTGTTCCTCCTCATCACTCAATATGAAAAGCTTCTCTTCCAATTCCTTGAGCTGCTGTAGAATTGATAGCCTCTCTTCCTCAAAGTTCAACAGGGACTCCTCCAAGTATAGAACCGCATTGGTAGGAGTGTTTAGGCTGCTACTTTCTTGATTGCCATAGAAACTATCTTCTTCCTTTGCTTCGTGGTTCAAATCAACAGATAGTGCATCACTATCATCCACATTACTACAAGAAGCAGAGCTTCTTGTACTACTACCTCTTCTCCTTGACATAATCATTTTTTCTCTGGCCTCATAATCCTGGACCTTTTTACGATATATTTCCAGCTCCTTTTCCAGCTCTTGCTTCTCCTTTTCCCTTTTCATCATAAGATCATTCAAAAGCTGCAAAGCTTCCTGGTCATACTCAGATTGCTCATCCATCATTCTCTGATATTGCAATGCTTCCATTTGCATTGCTGCTTTCTCTTCCTGAAGCCTATTTATCATTGCCATTGTCTGGTTGGCTGCCACTGCAGAAgaacttctttcttcttctagtTCCCCATATAAAGCATACAAAGCCTTCCTTTCAGCTTTCAACGctgattttaatttctcaatGGTCAGTTCACCACCTTCTATCTCACTAATGACACTTCCATCCAATGACTCTTCTGTTCCTGATTCTTTACTCCCAAGCATTAATAATCTATGGTGCAAGTGATGCAAACTATCCACAGAAGTAGGCGTATCAGGAACTTTTTCTTCCTCAATCTCATTAAGCTTCGAACATAAAGATACATCCATGTTTATGTCTTGCTTAGTAGTTTCAACTGAACAGGTTTTGAAGTCGAAAATCACTTCTTCAGCTAACTGGGAACCTAACATAAGAATACCACATTATCAAATACAAACCGTAACTAATCCAATTTCTAAAGTTGGTTCTACAAGAAATTTAAGCTTACCATTATCATCATCGGCATGATATATGACTGAgctggtggaaagatctgccaCTTGTCCGGGTTCATATGATGGAAGAACCTCTTGGGGTAAAGCCTCATCAAGTGGTTCCTGATCAGGAATCTCTGTCCCTATTGAGATCTCTGCATCGAATTCGCTGCTCTGCACTTGAAGTCCTTCTTCAGAAGCTGCGTGTGATGGAAAACATTAGAACTATCTCTATACACTGAAAACAGATAATTAAATGcagttgaaatgaaattaaacaaatagGAGTACCTAGATGAGCATCTGAATCCATTTCTCTTGCAGTTTCTGTTGTTGGTTGATCCTCATGATCGTCATCATCTGATGGCGTTTGAGTTGCTTGAGTAATAGCAACTTGTTCATACTCTTCGCTCCACAAATCCAGTAAATTTCCTTGTGTACACAATACGGAGTTACTCTCAGTCTTAACCATAACTACGGATTCGAGTGCTGCAAACTTAGGCTCCTCCATGCTCTTATGGGCTGAAAGTAATGCCACAGTCTCTCCTGCACTGTGCCAATTCTCCACCACCGGTTCAGAGTGTTCCTCAACATGCAtatcaaaatccaaaataacATCTTGATTCTCACAATTACCTTGATCTTCCACCTGATATCTGGGTTGAAATTCGTCTTCGGTGGCAGCAGAGCCAATCAATTCTACCGGAATCAATCTACAATCTTCACGATCAATGAAAAACTCGAGATGCTGAGGCCGAATTTCATTGGACGTGTCGGTGTCCTTACTGAAAGTGACATGAGCCGCGGTCTGATCACAAGAACGATCATCCAAGGAAACCTTAAAATTCTCTTCCTTTATGGGTTCTCGCTCTTTTTCTATAAACATGTCCGATCTGTCGTCTTCGTCTGCTCCCGATTCCTTGCAGCCAAAGTCACATACAGAACATTTATCCTCAGCCTCTCTTTTTTCGGAACCGCCATCAGTGATAACTtcagaaatgatctgaatttccCTCTTTTCACCAATACTCTGATCATGTTCACAAATATTAGTTCCGGAATCTGATCTGCTTTGATCCGAAGGATCGCCTTCATTAGTTTGCGTATCAACGGGTGTTTCCGCAATCATGTTCTGTTTCTTGGAGTAATCGAAATCCTCCCAAGAAGGCTTAATCAATATACAAGGAGAGTAGAATTTGCTGCCCAAGCTCACATCACAGCAAGAGCACTTCAAATTCTCCTCCCCATTTTCGCCACCACTCTGAATGAAACCAATCTTATTCATCCATGGAAAGAAAGCAAACCTCTTTGACAATTCTGAACAGTCAGGTTGCGATGGAGATGAGCAACCCTCGCACATATCTTGCGATTGGACAAGTTTCCGATGATTCGAGCAGTAACCCAGTTTGGAAATCTCGGAGGCATGAGCTTCACAAACAAGATCTCTATAAGAAGTTTTACTCTTTCCAGGCTCCAATATATGATCAAGCCTAGAACACCATAAGCAGGGCCTCTTAAGGCCAAAGTAATCTGCGAATTTCAGGATCAGGTAAGAGAAAAGAGAATTAAGGAGAAGAAGGACGATCAGAATCCATTCTAGGATGGCATAGATGAGAAAAATTGTGATTCTGTTGGTGTTTCTGTGCAACATGGTTGCAAACTTGTTGGTTGCCATTGTTGTTGCTCTGTTCTTGGAATGTACGGAGAGAGGAGAATAtcagaagggagagagagagagagagagagagagagagagagagagagtgaataagataaaaaagagaAGCGTTTGAAACAAGATGTGGAACTGTtctaacagagagagagagagagagagcagaagaAATGTAGATTGGGGAGTGGTTTTATTTAGACGGATAAAGtgaaaaaattctatacattatattattattttatttttattttattaaatataatttgacatatttattattattaaataataaaatttttttttattatttaataacaataaatgtgttatatatcacttaatattattaaaataaaataaaaatataatgtatagcATTTTTCGATGAAGTGGACGACCAAAGGAGACTATAATCGTTTAGGGTGCTGCCGACTTGCCGAGGAACTGGGGGACCTTGTCGAAAGTCGATCAGGGGATAGAGTTAACATTGTATCCAAACACCCAGTCTTGGTTTCTCCTCCTGCCATGCCATGCCAGCTCCACTCCATCCCCCCAACAAAAAAATGGGGGTGGGATGGCCTACCATTACCATATACCAATGAGTTTGTGGGCCATTCTCAAAGTAAAATGTGGGGCCCCCTTTTAAAAGATACAGATACATAGATGCTTGAGATAATGATGCAAGTTTATATTCCATGTTGGACTGCTCATCTGTTCGCTTTAAAAACTCCCCTTCTCAAGAAGATTATACAATAGCCATTTTAATGGCTTGGCAGGGTTACATTTTGAAGGTATGAATTAAATGGTTTCAGGTTCTTCACATGTGATGCCAATGCCTATTTAGGATTTGATTGGATAAAAAAacgattttatctcattattataattttttaaaattttcacataaaatataataaataatttaatttttttaaattaaaaaaataatattattaaaaaataatattttattcaactcatctaaaattattttatctcatctcattatttaaacGAAAAGAAAACACTACTAAAAAAACCCCACAATTGatagaatttcttcttttttttttaatttttttacatatttttttactaaggaaaactatatatatatatatatatattaaaaaaataaaaaagaatcagTTCAATCCTCTAACAAATGAGGGTCCACCTACATAGGGTTGGATTTAGGGCTGGGGCTGCACCGACCCATTGCCTTTCCACttgtcatttttcaaatttcaaatatccTAATTATTGTTTTCATGAATGAAGTCCAGCAATTTCTTCTACCAAATAGAGTTtagcttttgaaaaaaaatatatatatatatatatatatattatatagtacatGTACTAACTTACATATGTAATTGAGTGTCACCATATTTATGTAGCCCCCATCCCATCCTTTTGAGAGGAATCTTGCTTTTGCTTTTCTCaagtttgtagatttataaatttttcgtATTTGTCCCACCAGTTTCTAACTCTGATTCCATTCCGGGTtacttaattcatttaaaaaatatattttttttaaaagaagatggTATCCCATTTTTATTCATAACCTTTGTAAGGGGTTTTCCATCCTAGTGGGGTTGAGAATAGTAACTAAGAGAACAAGAATTAAAAGCTCAGTCTAGAACAAATAAAGTCTCCAACTCGACTCATGGGTAGACTTCTCTGGACGTAACCTACATAAGAGATCGCGATGTAAGGGATGAGATTCATCGACCTAGAGACCTCTCAAATAGTATCCAATTGTTGAGTGTCTGCCCAGGTGGTGGGCATAATATGCGAGGGACCCCCGATTCTCTGACAGAAGAGACATCAACGGACCACTAAAGACACAAGCAGGGAGAGGAAAATCGAAAAATCACGTCGCATTAATGGTACCACTATCCTAattacacgccacattaatgacatcgTCGCAAAGCCATGCCATATCAAAAGACTCTGATAAAGGGAACAGTACGAATGACATGTACTCCATGGGGGCAGACACGATCTGTCCTCCCAgacttatagtataaatatcAAGTCTCAGATACgagaaaactatttttaatccctatattctcttatttatttacaaactttcaagagaatttactaactttgaTATCAGAAACTCTCTAGCCCGCTCTCTCCGAACTACCTATTTTCCATCTTTTGTAAGTCTAAATTCTGAATATCTGAGTTGCCCAAGACTTGATCTAAATGTGTGTGAAACACGATATTAACAAccttcatttttaataaaataataataataataataataataataataataataaaaagacccTTAGAGATTACAAAAACTCCAAAaccaaacctaaaaaaaaagCTCTATCTCAGTACACTTATTTTGGcctcttttcctctcttctACTTTTGCTACAGTAGCCACCGATCGAAGAGAtttttaaacaactttttttttactgtaattTTGTATGATTAATGGCAGTaagattctttttaaaaaaaaaaaaaaaattaaggaaccTTTCGAacaatgagatgaaagtttttAAGGGCTAAAAACCCGAATTTAATTTAAAGCAACACTATCTTTAGTGATGGACATGAAAGCTTAGCCTTCTTTCAAAAGCTTATTTAGAATTTATGTCACGTTTTGGCTTTCACTTTATGTTTCTTTAAGCTTGAAAATTGTTGACCAAGAGAATAATCTCCTTCACACAAAAATCCAAATTAAAatttgcctaaaaaaaaaaaagaaaatggccCTTAGATATCtaataatttatctttcaattttgcaaagcattaatttttttagaattttttgaagataaattaattagatattgaTACAATCTCAATCATcgaagaataatgctactttgtccactcattttgactgttcatatatttatttattttttatttttttaatacttactgattaagaaaattactattaatgtattgatatttttttaatttttaaaaatattaaaaaaatatgaaaatcaaaaaaataaaaattatgaattttgcCTATGGCCAGCGATCATTGTTGGGAGGCAACCTAGCATTACCCATCATTGAATGGTctaaagggtttttttttttcgcccCACATAAGCTCCTAATTTCCAAGCTTGACAATTTCAAATTTGACGCCTATGAACAcatcataaattattattttttttcttttcttttctttttcaaaaagaaaaagtattatTGTTTGTGCCTTCCTTCTACTCAATTAGACAGGGTCCACACCACaattatgcattaaaaaaaaaaaaaagagggaaaaaaaaaacaatgtggACAACAGGGCATGGCGTGGTTACAAAGACATGATCATCCTACAAAACCAACTATAAATTAAACATAAAGTATATTTGGCTAATCGTGTACAATAATCATACCATGGAccctattttcattttcaatgatAACCATTGAAACCTTGATTTTAAGCATCCatttaaaaataggaaaaataaagagaattaaAGAAATGGACCATATttgttctctcatttttttttttttttttttaatgtgtgtTTTAAGGGGCGGCCGTTAAATGTAATGGCTAAATTCTCCATTTAAAGAtaccatattatataaatatatatatttctataaaagGAGTGTAGGGATAAAGCATCAAATCAGATCTTATTTCAGTTGGGATAAGCTTGAGTTAGTTGAACAGTCCACATCTATGGAAATCAACCATCCGTACCGCCAAAGAAAGGATAAAATAGACTATCTAAATCACCATTGtcttctacaaaataaataaataaatagtcctatgaattttttgtttttgcaagaTTATTTTTTGGTGCTCGAATGAGAGTGAAACCTACATAAATATGACGATAAAACATCAACTAAGAAGTTTGATGTATAAAAAAATGCGATCGAGAACAAGTGCAATTGGATTCTAAgcgaaatattattattcttcatATTGACATAATTAATtggagtaattctatatacaatcatgaaatgcataaataccgtgtaatcgttttgaaaaatagtgaaattttttattaaaaaattaatttttttatgtgagtcccatattttattcatttttttcaaaacgattacgcaacGATTATACAATTTAtagttgtaaatatcttttctcaattaattatatcaattaatgtgtttattttaaAGTGACTTTagtttgtttggatagtgagatgagatgagatgagataattttagatgagttgaataaaatattgttataacattattttttaatattattatttttttaagatttgaaaaaacttgaattgtttattatattttatataataatttaagaatattataatgatgagatgagataatatgggttgaaagtgtttttgaattcaaacggaGTCTGCTTAGTTTGGATAccaaaatcatcttatcttatcattacaattttataattttcacaaattttcacataaaatacaataaacatttcaactttttcaaatctcaaaataataataatattaaaaaaaatattctaacaatattttaactttcatataaaatcatctcatttcatctcgaTATCCAAATCCCACCTAAATTAATACCTcataacattatttaaaaatatttgtcgtatcattaaaaataataaaatctataatgTTGAATAATGGGGTTGGACATGTGCAAGGCTTTGTAACACGGATGGTAAAACATCATGATGTCTCTGGCAACACTTCTTCCATTCCCATTATTTTTATCTACATGATCTCCAGCTTCCAACTACTTAGAAAACAGGAACATGTACACTACTTGATATTCATCtgttttgttgaatttaaaatttagtgATTTAGAGAATGTACTGATACAAGTTTTTGTtaagtattgtttttttttttttataccattttttttattgggcaagatatattttattaaaaaaaagtgtggacGAGTGTGAAAAGtccaaataattataattaatagtgtctaagataatatttaaaagattaattacattttacccCTTCGAACTtttactcaattcacaatgtgcttccgaaactaataattgcatcaaagtggaccctttaactttcaaaacttctcaatccccTCATTTTGTCTACCAACAGTGtcaaatctaacgaaaattcaatataaagatgtaatttttatttaatttattaccatttaccatataaaatataacataatatatgctatcaattaataataaatcattaatcattaaccatatataaaataattttatacctaagttgcaagcaagtatgaataatctatgtacataatgaaattatttgatattcattaaccatatataaattaataaaaaaaaaatttaatgatttattatttattactaattgataacatatattattttatattttatatagtcaatgataataaattagataaaaattatatctatgaGTAGCACGTATAGtga includes these proteins:
- the LOC109019941 gene encoding myosin-binding protein 3-like is translated as MATNKFATMLHRNTNRITIFLIYAILEWILIVLLLLNSLFSYLILKFADYFGLKRPCLWCSRLDHILEPGKSKTSYRDLVCEAHASEISKLGYCSNHRKLVQSQDMCEGCSSPSQPDCSELSKRFAFFPWMNKIGFIQSGGENGEENLKCSCCDVSLGSKFYSPCILIKPSWEDFDYSKKQNMIAETPVDTQTNEGDPSDQSRSDSGTNICEHDQSIGEKREIQIISEVITDGGSEKREAEDKCSVCDFGCKESGADEDDRSDMFIEKEREPIKEENFKVSLDDRSCDQTAAHVTFSKDTDTSNEIRPQHLEFFIDREDCRLIPVELIGSAATEDEFQPRYQVEDQGNCENQDVILDFDMHVEEHSEPVVENWHSAGETVALLSAHKSMEEPKFAALESVVMVKTESNSVLCTQGNLLDLWSEEYEQVAITQATQTPSDDDDHEDQPTTETAREMDSDAHLASEEGLQVQSSEFDAEISIGTEIPDQEPLDEALPQEVLPSYEPGQVADLSTSSVIYHADDDNGSQLAEEVIFDFKTCSVETTKQDINMDVSLCSKLNEIEEEKVPDTPTSVDSLHHLHHRLLMLGSKESGTEESLDGSVISEIEGGELTIEKLKSALKAERKALYALYGELEEERSSSAVAANQTMAMINRLQEEKAAMQMEALQYQRMMDEQSEYDQEALQLLNDLMMKREKEKQELEKELEIYRKKVQDYEAREKMIMSRRRGSSTRSSASCSNVDDSDALSVDLNHEAKEEDSFYGNQESSSLNTPTNAVLYLEESLLNFEEERLSILQQLKELEEKLFILSDEEEQHFEDVKPYEHSFQENGNGYHNNSGSDSEANVVENGHSKEMNGKHHQETRIKWSKPKRLLPLFDSIVTDGEDALANGHEQGFSPVASQKSLDSKFELEKKLAIEEEVDHVYERLQALEADREFLKHCVGSLSKGDKGLDLLQDILEHLRDLRSVELRFKKMGDGALY